CCCACCATAAAAACCCACCCCAAAACAACCCTCCTCGGTAACCGCCAAACCATGACCTTTGCCGAAGACAAAACCTTTTTGCTTTGGAACAGTTTCATGCCACGCCGCAACGAAATTCAAAATAGGTTAGGAGAGGAGTTATACAATGTAGTAATCTATCCAAAAGACTTTGACTTTAGCCCCAATACGCCTTTTGAAAAATGGGCAACAGCACCAGTAACAGAAGGAACTTCAATTCCACAAGGTATGGAAACGCTAACCATCCCAGAAGGACTCTACGCAGTATTCCTCTACAAAGGAAACAACACCGAAGCAACCGCTTTTTTCAAAGCCATTTTCACCGAATGGTTACCAGCCTCAGGGTATAAATTAGACAACCGTCCTCACTTCGAAATCTTAGGAGACAAATTCAAAAACAACGACCCCAACTCACAAGAAGAAGTCTGGATTCCAATAAAACTCTGATCTTTTTCTTGTCTATTGTTTCTTTTCTCTAGATTGCTTCTTACTTGCCATCAAAGTGCTATCAAAGTGCTGTCAAAGTGCTGTCAAAGTGCTGCAAGGTGCCGCAACGAGAAATTATATTGCCATAACTTGTGGCAATAAGGAAATAATCTAGAAAGATTTTGTAGTAGAAAAAACGATTTACTTAAAGAAGAACTTTATTATTTTTTAGTAATACTATAAATCCCCGCACCAAAGGCTACAACTCCTATCGCTAAATAAAAATAACCTTCGCGTTGCCCAGTTGGGTTAGAAGCATCTATACTTAGTCCTAATACTTTAACTTGGTTACTGTTTTCATTAACTTTAGTAAAGCCATAGTAACATAATCCAACGCCTAAACCAATCAAAAGAATGCCAATAATTTGTGTTGTTTTCATCCCATAAAAGTAACCAATCCATTAGGGCTTGTCTTATACAACTCTATATAATTATTGCAAAATTCTAGGAGTTTTTAGAATCGTTAAACTTTTTTACAATCGCTTTTAATTGCTCTGCACGAACTTGCTCTTTTGTTTTAGCCTTATCCTGAGCCTTATGAAGTTTGTCGTTATGTGCTTTTATGTTTTTAGCATTATTTCTTCCCATACGGTAAATGTATAAAATTTTGTTAAATTATAAACTATGGAAAATGGGATAGTAAACGAAAGAATAGCAGTATTTATGGGGTTTCAACTCGGTTCTTAATTCTCAAAAAGGACTATTTTATAATGGGCCACGATACTTTTCCAAAAAAATGGCACAACTATTGAAAGGTGATAATCAACATTAATCATTAAATTATAACATCATGAAAAAAATTACTCTAGTGTTAGCGTTTATCGGGATGATAACGTTACAAGGTTGCACCACAAACAATGATCACACTGATAATGATACCATCAGTGAAGTATTTGAATACTCTAACGTTAATTTCTTTCCAAACAGTTATAGCGTTGTATTAAACTTTCCTCACACGCTTTACACTTCAGATATGGTGTTAGTATACCGTTTATCAGGATTTGATCAAGGGGCTGATGTTTGGAAATTATTACCTGAAACCTATTACTTTGATGACGGTACTTTAAGTTTTAGATACAACAACGACTTCAATCGTTACAACGCCGTAGTATATTTAGAAGGTTATGATTTAGCTGGTTTGAATAATAACTTGAAATTAAATCAAGTACTAAGAGTAGTCGTAATTCCAGCTTATGTTAGTAACAAAATGAGCAAAGTAAACTTAAACGATTATAATGCGGTGATAAAAGCATTTAATATCAACGAAAATAAGATGATCAAAGTACAATAATGTTTTCATAATGCTGTTTTTGAAGCGGACTCAGGTCCGCTTTTTTTATGCTCCAAATGATGGGATTCCACAAGTCATAAAAAAGAATTAAAACGATAAATAAATGCAATGTAAATCTATTTATTTACGTTATTTTTGTAGCACTTTTTTAAAAAATGATTCCACCTCATGGAAAAAAAAATATACTCTATTTTATTCTCAACTCGTTTAATGGCAATTTTGTTTCTTGGCTTTGCAGTAGCGATGGCTTCAGGAACATTCATTGAAAGCAAATACAATACTGATACGGCTCGAATTTGGGTTTACAACTCCTGGTGGTTTGAAGCCATTATGCTGTTCTTTATGATTAATTTCATTGGAAACATTAAGCGTTACCAACTCTATAAAAAAGAGAAATGGGCAACTTTATTACTGCACTTATCTTTCATCTTTATCATCTCTGGAGCTTTCATTACACGATACATAAGCTACGAAGGAGTAATGCCTATAAGAGAAGGAGCCGCTTCCAATCAGTTTTTCTCAGATAAAAATTATTTAACCATCCTTGTTGACGGAATATACCAAGGCAAAATGATGAGAAGGGTTATCGAAAAGCCATTATTACTATCTCCGGTTGCCAATAACAATTTTAGCATTGAGGAGAAATTTGATGAGACGCCATTCGAGATTAATTATAAAAATTTTGTCCTAGATGCCAAAGAAACTGTAGTAGAATCTGAAACCGGAGATATATACTTAAAGTTAGTAGAATCAGGAGACGGTATGCGTCACGAGCATTTACTTAAAGAAGGAGAAATACAAGACATACACAATGTATTGTTTGCTATAAATAAACCTACCAAAGGAGCTATTAATATTGATACCAAAACCAACACCATAACGTCTCCGTTTGAAGGACAATTCATGAGAATGGCTGACAAACTTCAAGGAAAGGTGGCTAAAGACTCGGTTCAACCTTTAATGTATCGTTCACTTTATAATGTGGGGGGGACTCAATTTGTAATTCCAGACCAACCTAAAAAGGGAGTAAAGTCCTTTAAACCAAGCGGAAATTTTAGAGCCAAAAATGGTAACGATGCCATCACTTTAGTTATCAAATCGGGTAACCAAGAAAAGGAAGTAACCCTTGTAGGTTCAAAAGGAAAACAAGGAGAACCTAAAGTTATAAAACTAGGAAAACTAGAATTTACTTTAAGTTACGGAAGCAAAGTATATACGTTACCTTTTAGCATAAAACTAAACGATTTCGTAGCCATGAAATATCCCGGAACAGAAAAGAGCTTTTCTTCTTTTGAGAGCAAAGTGACAGTTCAAGATTCGGCTAAACCAAAGTTTGATGCCCGTATCTACATGAACCACATTCTAGATCACAAAGGCTATCGTTTCTTCCAAGCTTCTTTTGACCCTGATGAAAAAGGAACAGTATTGTCGGTAAACCATGACTTTTGGGGAACCACAATTACTTATATTGGGTACTTCCTATTGTTCTTTTGCATGATGGCCATATTGTTTGTGAAAAACACTCGTTTTGCCGACTTAAAAAGAAAATTAGAGAATGTAAAAAAGAAAAAAGAAAAACTAGCTGCTATCATAATCCTATTCATATCTTTCAATGGATTCGCTCAAAATCATGGCAGTCAAAACGGATTGCCTACCCAAAAGCAAATAGATTCTATCCTAAACAAATACAAAGTATCCGAAAGGCATGCGGAACAATTTGGTCGTCTAATCATTCAGGACGAAGGAGGAAGAATGAAGCCTATCAATACCTTCTCCTCTGAATTATTGCGTAAGGTTAGCCACAGTGATACTTACCACGGAATGAATTCCGATCAAGCTTTTATTTCGATGACACAGTTTCCAACGGTTTGGTTCGAAACACCTTTAATTTACATCAAGAGTGGTAATGACAGTATCCGTAAAATTCTTGGAATTCCATCAGATGCTAAGTATGCCACATTTCGTTCTTGCTTTGATGAAAGAGGAAATTATAAATTATCTCCTTACTTAGATGATGCCTACAAAGCAGCCAATCCAAATCAGTTTGAGAAAGACTTTGTAGAAACTGATAAGAAAGTCAATCTCTTAAATTCAGCCTTAAGCGGAAAGATATTAAGGGTTTTTCCAATCCCAAAAGATGCTAATAATAAATGGCTTTCTTTTTTAGAAATCAATCATCCAACTGGAACAGCCTTAGACACGATTAAAAATGCTTTGCCTTTATATTTAGACGCCTTAATGAAAGCTTCTAAGGATAATAACTATACCATGGCAAATACCTATTTGGTCGGAATGGAAAACTATCAAAAGAAGTTTGGTAAAGCAGTTCGTCCATCGGATAAAAAAATAGAGTACGAGCTATTATATAACAAATACGATGTCTTTCAAAAGCTGCCATATTGGTATTTAACTGTTGCCGCTTTAATGATGTTGTTTACGATAATCCAAATCTTTAAAGAAAGGAAATGGCTGAAAGTAACAGTAAACTTATTGCATGTGATAGTCGGATTATTATTTGCTATACATACTTTGTCTTTAATTGCTCGTTGGTATATTTCAGGACATGCACCCTGGAGTAATGCCTATGAAGCAATTGTTTATGTAGCATGGTCCACCATGTTCTTCGGTTTAGCCTTTGACAGAAAATCAAAATTGACTGTGGCTTCTTGTGCCTTTGTAACGGCTATGATATTAACTGCGGCTTATGCCAATTGGATTGACCCAGAGATAGCCAATTTACAACCGGTATTAAATTCCTATTGGTTAATGATTCACGTAGCTGTAATTGTAGCAAGCTATGGTCCTTTTGCATTGGGAATGATTTTAGGTTTTGTTGCTTTAGTATTAATCTTCTTTACCACAGAAAAGAACAAAGCCAAAATGGAACTAAACATCAAAGAAATAACCTATATCAACGAGATGGCTTTAACCGTAGGTCTAGTAATGCTAACTATCGGAAACTTTTTAGGCGGACAATGGGCTAACGAGAGCTGGGGTAGGTATTGGGGATGGGACCCAAAAGAAACTTGGGCATTAATCAGTATTATGGTTTATGCTTTTGTAATACATGCTCGTTTCGTTCCTGCTATGCGTAACAAATGGTTGTTTAACTTGATGGCGATGTATGCTTTTGTATCGATTTTGTTTACTTATTATGGAGTGAACTTTCACTTAGTAGGGTTGCATTCTTATGCAAGTGGAGAAGCCAAATCATTAAGTTGGATATGGATGACCTTAAGCGGAATGTCTTTAGTCGGACTATTAGCTTATCCAAAGTATAGAAAGTATTACAAGAAATAAATATAAAAGCCCTGATTCTAATCAGGGCTTTTTTTGTATTTGAAATTAGTGATTATTATACTTTTCCTAAAGTATACAATTGCTCCATGGTTGGTGATTTACTTCCACCTGCTGGCTCAAGAGTAATCCCAAATGCTTCAGCTCCAGTAGTTTTATCCACAGCA
The window above is part of the Flavobacterium sp. N1994 genome. Proteins encoded here:
- the ccsA gene encoding cytochrome c biogenesis protein CcsA is translated as MEKKIYSILFSTRLMAILFLGFAVAMASGTFIESKYNTDTARIWVYNSWWFEAIMLFFMINFIGNIKRYQLYKKEKWATLLLHLSFIFIISGAFITRYISYEGVMPIREGAASNQFFSDKNYLTILVDGIYQGKMMRRVIEKPLLLSPVANNNFSIEEKFDETPFEINYKNFVLDAKETVVESETGDIYLKLVESGDGMRHEHLLKEGEIQDIHNVLFAINKPTKGAINIDTKTNTITSPFEGQFMRMADKLQGKVAKDSVQPLMYRSLYNVGGTQFVIPDQPKKGVKSFKPSGNFRAKNGNDAITLVIKSGNQEKEVTLVGSKGKQGEPKVIKLGKLEFTLSYGSKVYTLPFSIKLNDFVAMKYPGTEKSFSSFESKVTVQDSAKPKFDARIYMNHILDHKGYRFFQASFDPDEKGTVLSVNHDFWGTTITYIGYFLLFFCMMAILFVKNTRFADLKRKLENVKKKKEKLAAIIILFISFNGFAQNHGSQNGLPTQKQIDSILNKYKVSERHAEQFGRLIIQDEGGRMKPINTFSSELLRKVSHSDTYHGMNSDQAFISMTQFPTVWFETPLIYIKSGNDSIRKILGIPSDAKYATFRSCFDERGNYKLSPYLDDAYKAANPNQFEKDFVETDKKVNLLNSALSGKILRVFPIPKDANNKWLSFLEINHPTGTALDTIKNALPLYLDALMKASKDNNYTMANTYLVGMENYQKKFGKAVRPSDKKIEYELLYNKYDVFQKLPYWYLTVAALMMLFTIIQIFKERKWLKVTVNLLHVIVGLLFAIHTLSLIARWYISGHAPWSNAYEAIVYVAWSTMFFGLAFDRKSKLTVASCAFVTAMILTAAYANWIDPEIANLQPVLNSYWLMIHVAVIVASYGPFALGMILGFVALVLIFFTTEKNKAKMELNIKEITYINEMALTVGLVMLTIGNFLGGQWANESWGRYWGWDPKETWALISIMVYAFVIHARFVPAMRNKWLFNLMAMYAFVSILFTYYGVNFHLVGLHSYASGEAKSLSWIWMTLSGMSLVGLLAYPKYRKYYKK
- a CDS encoding DUF3185 family protein, yielding MKTTQIIGILLIGLGVGLCYYGFTKVNENSNQVKVLGLSIDASNPTGQREGYFYLAIGVVAFGAGIYSITKK
- a CDS encoding GyrI-like domain-containing protein, whose product is MTFAEDKTFLLWNSFMPRRNEIQNRLGEELYNVVIYPKDFDFSPNTPFEKWATAPVTEGTSIPQGMETLTIPEGLYAVFLYKGNNTEATAFFKAIFTEWLPASGYKLDNRPHFEILGDKFKNNDPNSQEEVWIPIKL